The genomic window gtttccttaccttgatgaggcctctgtgactgtccccaccaccacaggatgcagtgcacacgcagttggtatggctgcaccagggctaaagccaggccctaaagcagccattctCTACAGGAGCCATATGCCCCTATGGGATGCTCAAGCACATTCAAAGGGGGTCACAGACCGAAAACTGAAAATAATTAATGATTTTATGTTTCTCTGTTTGTGCTTGTTTGACAAGGaacctggaacctgagaagagctccgaAGGAAAGCAAAAAAGGGCTGAGAATGGCTATTCTGTTCTAAAGGATAACAGCACTCACCTCTTGGGTGCCCATGTCTGTCTTCACCCACCCTGGATGAACCGCCATGCACAGAATCCCATCCTCTTTGTAACCCAGAGACTGGCACATTGTCAGCATGTTAAGAGCAGCCTGCCATAGAGGGAAAGAGGCAGTGAATAGTAGGTGTGACCACAAAGAAAGCAAATTACTGTTTTCTCTGTTAAGAATCAGTAGCTGCTGatgggccatttcacacattacatagAGGAAACCTGGGTTTGCCCCTGAGCACTGGCTCAGTGAATCACAGCTCCTTAACAACAGTTCTGCTGTAACACATACTAGCAGACATACAGTGGTTAAAGCTGCATCTAAGAAAATGTGTGATTTGATGTGGCCCATGAGTTCACCCACAATTTAGCTGGGTAATCACCATGCATTTTGGGCAAGAAGTGGCCCCTACCTTGCTGCAGCGGTATGAGACTGCAGGCTTGACGTAGCTAAGTGAGACTAACTCGACAGAGCCCAAAACGGAGGAAATGTTGACGATGGCTGCCTTCCTGCAACTTAGCCCTTTCTCTGAGCTTCCTTGGGCTGCTCTCCTTAACAGAGGCAGGAAAACCTGGAGTGGAGAAGGAAATAAAAGCCAATGATCAGAGTGCCCATCTCATCAAACACCAGTCCCAACTCACGCAGCATGGCTTCTAGTGAAGCCAGCTGAGCTCAGAGATTGACAGCTATGTTTTTATCCtgtcctttctccaaagagctcaaggcagtacaggtgtgcgtcacttaatgatgaggatacattctccgatccctgtatatatatatatttataaaaaaacCTCTGCAATATAGGGTAGTGAATGGCCcaaagtcacccccccccaagtggcCCTCAGTCACTTCTGTGGTAGAATGGGGATCTCAACCTAGTGCTCCCCTGTTAGTGACTACATCACACTGACTCTGAGGGCAGAGATAGCATAGAAAAGATTATGTACTATGAACTTCTCTCTGCTTTTTTGAAAGAATATCAGGTTTCTAGGCACGCAGGtccccaaactttcagctgccagggccaCATCACTCAGCCTTGCTCTTAGGGTGGGCTGCAGCAGATCAACTGGAGACAATAATATAGGGACTCTTTGTACATAACTCTTAAGAACTTTCACAGCAGAAGAAAAACtatttgcaaaatattttcagTATTTTGTAGCTGTGAGGCTGTTTGCCATCTGTGTCTCCCTCAGCTAGGTTCTCAGTAAGAACAACCAAACTCAGCAGTCGCTTCATCCAGCAGAGGGAAAATGCATACTGGTAGGCAGGGGAGAAAAAggagtggttggggggggggggggagattgttcgccattataatgccactgggctCTGCAGCCTACACAAaatgccttagggcgcaatcctaaccccttaagtcagtgttttccagcactggcatagcagtgccaatgggatgtctgctgcatcctgcagttgggtgtcactcacagaggcctcctcaaagccagggaatgtttgttcccttacctcagagcgctttgtccttatgtcagtgctggaaagcactgacatagggagttaggattgtgcccttagtgggtTTATGTGCCCACAGGACATCCCTGCACCAGACAGCTGGAGAACTCATTTCTCTCTCCTAACCCAGATCCTAACCCAAATCTCCACCCTcatgctctctcacacacatgctcaAATGACATAAGCTCGGTTTGAAAAGTGTGTTACAATGGCAGAATTGGAGAAGGGTGAGAAAATGCAGGCTCCAGACCCAGGAGTTTGCTGCCAGTCCTGTGTGGGGTTCAACAAGTTGTCTCAGTATCTCTAAGTATTCTCTACCACACTAGTGCTGCCCTTCCCCATCAAATTAGGCATTTGATGCACCTTCATTCTCAGCTGCTCTTGACTAAAGGGCTTCCCTTCCTGGTCACCTGACCAGACAAGAGGGACAGGATACAATCCAACTGACCAAGGCTGCTATTTTCACGGCTGCGCTTCGTTGCGAGTCTGCTCCACACTCTGGAACAAGCCCTTACCTGGCTCACCAACAACGGCCCAGTCACATTGGTCTTGTATCCACTGACCATGTCTTCCACACTCACTGTCTCAAGGTCCACCTCTTTAAAAATGCCTGCGTTGTTGATTAAGAGATTCAGCCCTGACCCTTTCAGGTGATTTTCCACACAGGCTGCAGCATCCTTGATGTCTGCAGGACTTGTGGCATCTGCAAAGGAAGGAGTGGTTAAGAATGGGCCAAAACTGAGGGGCAAGTGATGGCAGGTCCTGGATAATGAAACATAAAGGGAGAGAGGACATACCCAGCTTCACAACCACAAGGTTTGGGTGCTTGGCAACCAAAGTCTTCaatccctggggaaaaaaaagacagagacAGAAACAAAAGTGAACAGCTGATGACTACAGTTACACAAAATTGggagaataagggtgcaatcctaaccccttatgtcagtgttttctagcactggcatagcggtaccaaggggacatgtgctgcatcctgcagttgggtgtcactcacagaggcctcctcaaagtaagggaatgtttgttcccttaccacagagctgcattgcccttatgtcagtgctggaaagcactgacataaggggttaggattgcaccctaatacttTTTTATCGAACCCTCCTAGCTGGTGGTAGAAGATGCAAACCTTCACATTTCACAGCATTCTTCACTGGGCACTTTCTGCCCTATCAAGCATTCTATGAAACTTGTCAAAAGTGACAGGCTCTGACCCCAAGCCCCAATGAAAGTTGTTGACTGCATCTCCTTAGCATCTACCAGTAACGAGGTTTGTGAGCTCAAATGAACCACAGAAAAGGTAGCACAGCCAAACTGCGGAAGGAGAGAGATTACATGATGTAAGTTCCTGGTGTTATGTCCCTAGAACAGGGGAACACAGCAGATTTTTTGCCTCCTTCACCTAGCTGCCCTGTGCATTTACTGAAACTTGTGCCTTTCAGAGAACTATCCAACTCTGCAAAGAAACTGCTAAACTCCACCCTGAGATATTACAACCTGACTGGGCTGAAATGATATGCCCATCTGTCTATAGAACCTGAAAATCCAGAGTGTGGATTTTACTTACTACAAATATTTAACTGGGGTTGAACGTTGCCCGCTTCCTCGATTGTACAAAACCTATAATCCATGACTGGATTCAACCGACTGGATAGTCCAACCTGTTTCTCAGGTTCCCCTGCCTCCCTCTACTCCTATTATGCTAATAGTCCCATTTAATACAgtactgcagcagttcccaaacttttttgcaccaggacccactttttaaaacaacactcagaacccacctaggtttaccagacttcaaaaaaaggagatctagaaagaaacaatcatttatttataagtaattatAACCAAAAATAACCCTCAAACagttatctccctatatttacaaatgcttgcaaactgcaggagctcagctcattgcaaggcaattagcagctacatatctgatttttgaacagtctcagggcttgaggcaattagttacctgatctttccatcaccctttggtaacCAGGATGCCCAGAtatcataaccgcaaaagaggacaagacatcccataatgtaggacatccaagaaaaatggaggacatGAAAAATAAAAGCTAATAGCACTCACATATTGATTTCAggtggacatctgcaagaggacatctacaagggcatctgcaagaggacATCTACATatgcgggcaggaggtctggtctagagggtagagcctccatttgcctgaagattaacatccacaaggtcgccagttcgaggccactggcatcgtgcgaccttgaagcagctggcaagctgcagctgagctgttccatctgctcggagcgtgggaggatggaggccagaatgttaaaccagatcggagtgtaacaccttgaatgtggtggttcttgaaagagagaaccttctttcaatttgtaaaaatccctgcgtggatttaataagcctgcctgtgtaaaccgccttgaataaagtcttgaataaagaccaagaaaggcggtatataaatactgtatattatattattattatgcaagaggacatctgcaaggtcatctgcaaaagggatctgaaggccttaggagtggacctcaacaggtgggaaaccctggcctctgagcggcccgcttggaggcaggctgtgcagcatggcctttcccagtttgaagagacacttggccaacagtctgaggcaaagaggcaaagaaggaaggcccacagccagggagacagaccagggacagactgcacttgctcccggtgtggaagggattgtcactcccggattagccttttcagccacactagacgctgtgccagaacgaccatccagagcgcaatgccatagtcttccgagactgaaggttgccaacaaattgatttcaggtggttaatttaaacactatattacttattaattttaaaactatattacatataatttgttaattacaagaaggctatgcgctgcctgtaggggcccactcacagggaaaaggaggacatttaagtgcttctccaggacacgaggctaaaaaaagaggacctgtcctggaaaaagaggacatcgacccaccagtttgtcctgacccacagtttgggaaccactggagtactGTGCAAGCTGACTAGAGAAGACGCACTCACTGCATGAAGCAGCTCGCCTTGCAGGTTTACCTGGGAGTCAGGTCCGGGGCTCACCCTGCAAGCCCCCCCCGGCCTACCTGGTCACAGTGGGCTGGAGCGCTGCGCATCGGCGCTCGGACGAGGCTGGCCGCAACCCCGAGCGCGCCCCCCGGACCCTGCCCAGCAGCCCGGCTTGTGCGCACCTGGCCGCGCTCCCCGTCGGGCTCCCTGCAGCCGGCGAAGACCCAGCGCGGAGGCTCCGGCGCGCTCAGCAGCTGCCGCACCAGCTCCAGGCCGATCCCGCGGTTGGCCCCGGTCACCAGGACGCTGCGCGCTCCCAGCGCCGCCATCCCCGCACCGGCCTCTGCCAGCTGCCTTCCGGGCGCCCCCCGCGGCCCTTCGCAGTCACTGCGCGGCTTCAGTTTGGACCGGTcgagcccgcccgcccgcctccaGCTTGGCGCACTGAGAGGCACTCGGAGGCTCACGGCCGGGCGACCTTCCTTCTTTTGGCCTTGACGAGGCACACCCCCCACTGGCCCAACGA from Tiliqua scincoides isolate rTilSci1 chromosome 9, rTilSci1.hap2, whole genome shotgun sequence includes these protein-coding regions:
- the LOC136659922 gene encoding C-signal-like, giving the protein MAALGARSVLVTGANRGIGLELVRQLLSAPEPPRWVFAGCREPDGERGQGLKTLVAKHPNLVVVKLDATSPADIKDAAACVENHLKGSGLNLLINNAGIFKEVDLETVSVEDMVSGYKTNVTGPLLVSQVFLPLLRRAAQGSSEKGLSCRKAAIVNISSVLGSVELVSLSYVKPAVSYRCSKAALNMLTMCQSLGYKEDGILCMAVHPGWVKTDMGTQEADLTVDESVRGILGVLSKLGTEHSGAFVDWKGQKLPW